A section of the Novipirellula caenicola genome encodes:
- a CDS encoding DUF952 domain-containing protein, with protein sequence MTRAIYKILSVDQWTLAQSEGEIRGAPIDIEDGFIHLSAREQVEETAAKHFAGQDDLVLIEVDEAKLGETLRWEVSRGGALFPHVYAAIPCSAIIHVWPLRLSENGQHRFPWTAT encoded by the coding sequence ATGACTCGTGCGATTTACAAAATTCTTTCTGTCGACCAGTGGACACTCGCGCAAAGTGAAGGTGAGATCCGCGGTGCTCCGATTGATATCGAAGATGGCTTCATTCACCTTTCGGCGCGTGAGCAAGTCGAAGAGACCGCCGCCAAGCACTTTGCCGGACAAGACGACCTTGTTTTGATCGAAGTCGACGAAGCCAAACTTGGCGAGACGCTGCGTTGGGAAGTGTCGCGCGGCGGCGCGTTGTTTCCTCATGTCTATGCAGCGATCCCTTGCTCGGCGATCATTCACGTGTGGCCGCTGCGGTTAAGCGAGAACGGGCAACACCGGTTTCCCTGGACCGCCACTTAA
- a CDS encoding N-formylglutamate amidohydrolase, with the protein MTTTRFVVTSEHGGNEVPDRYASLFSSPGAKRDLHSHRGHDPGSLHAATQLSLMLESPLIFSTTTRLLVDLNRSLDHPHLFSKYTRSQPEAEKRAILDEYFHPYRKRVEDKIHTLLQTCDRVVHLSMHTFTPRFRGSRRAIDLGILYDPERSEENRFCHETVNHMTLLAPRRRIRHNEPYLGIDDGLTTYLRTQHPAHRYVGIEIEINNRYARWQEKQKQTLITQLARTLQNDSCDLQNSFCRPVDTRAK; encoded by the coding sequence ATGACAACGACACGCTTTGTGGTGACGTCGGAACATGGCGGGAACGAAGTGCCTGACCGCTATGCGAGCCTGTTTTCATCGCCAGGTGCCAAACGAGATCTCCATAGCCACCGTGGGCACGACCCCGGTTCGCTGCATGCGGCGACGCAGTTGAGCTTGATGCTCGAGTCGCCGTTGATCTTTTCAACCACGACACGGTTGCTTGTCGATCTGAATCGTTCGCTCGATCATCCGCATTTGTTTTCGAAATACACGCGGTCGCAGCCCGAAGCGGAAAAGAGGGCCATTCTAGATGAGTACTTTCACCCGTATCGCAAACGCGTTGAAGACAAAATCCACACGTTGTTGCAAACCTGCGATCGCGTGGTTCATTTATCGATGCACACCTTCACGCCCCGCTTTCGCGGTTCACGCCGGGCCATTGATCTGGGGATCTTGTACGATCCCGAGCGAAGCGAAGAGAATCGATTTTGCCACGAAACGGTAAACCACATGACGTTGCTGGCCCCGCGTCGACGTATTCGTCACAATGAACCCTATCTAGGAATCGATGACGGGCTGACCACCTATCTGAGAACACAGCATCCCGCCCATCGATACGTGGGGATCGAGATTGAAATCAATAATCGTTATGCTCGCTGGCAAGAAAAGCAAAAACAAACTTTGATCACGCAGCTTGCCAGGACATTACAGAATGACTCGTGCGATTTACAAAATTCTTTCTGTCGACCAGTGGACACTCGCGCAAAGTGA
- a CDS encoding glutamate-cysteine ligase family protein, which yields MNEAVKRGLFEAYGIELEYVIVDRDELSVRSQADRVLQALNWADGDEVPTDDFPSDSSSGLCTWSNELALHVIELKITDPITNLVRLPSQFENAVRAIDPVLEKMGLRLLPTSMHPWMKPATEAKLWPHECHEIYEQYHKIFNCHSHGWANVQSVHLNLPFDGDEQFAKLHAAVRLVLPLLPALAASSPIVDSQISGWHSTRMKMYMSHCDRVPELMGPVIPEPLYDEASYRREIFGPIAKAIAPLDPQQTMECDFLNARGAIARFDRGSIEIRVMDVQEYPAADVSICAAVVAVLRALTQQKWSDLESQKQIPSERLRMLLTACSKTAEHTVIRDQEFLRHFGITAGSIRCGDLWQHLVQTLRSEDSALDSLMAPLKIILDHGTLSTRILKRLGESFSHDELQDAYDQVADCMQQWQPLIP from the coding sequence ATGAACGAAGCTGTCAAACGCGGACTCTTTGAAGCGTACGGCATCGAGCTTGAATATGTCATCGTTGACCGCGACGAACTTTCCGTCCGCAGTCAAGCGGATCGCGTCTTGCAAGCGCTCAACTGGGCCGATGGGGATGAGGTTCCCACGGATGATTTCCCATCGGATAGCAGCTCGGGACTTTGCACGTGGTCCAACGAGTTGGCGCTGCATGTGATCGAACTGAAGATCACCGATCCAATCACCAATCTGGTCCGGCTTCCAAGCCAATTCGAAAACGCGGTTCGGGCAATCGATCCGGTGCTTGAGAAAATGGGATTGCGTCTGCTTCCCACGTCGATGCATCCGTGGATGAAACCTGCCACCGAAGCGAAACTGTGGCCGCATGAATGTCATGAGATTTACGAACAGTATCACAAGATTTTCAACTGCCATTCCCACGGCTGGGCAAATGTGCAAAGTGTCCACTTGAATCTGCCCTTTGACGGGGATGAACAGTTTGCCAAATTGCATGCTGCCGTTCGCTTGGTGCTGCCGCTGCTGCCTGCGTTGGCCGCCAGCTCGCCGATCGTCGATTCGCAAATCAGTGGCTGGCATTCGACCCGAATGAAAATGTACATGTCGCATTGCGATCGTGTACCGGAATTGATGGGACCGGTGATTCCCGAACCGCTGTACGACGAAGCCAGCTATCGCCGCGAAATTTTCGGACCAATCGCTAAGGCGATCGCGCCGCTTGATCCCCAGCAGACCATGGAGTGCGATTTTTTAAATGCACGCGGTGCGATCGCTCGCTTCGATCGCGGGTCGATTGAAATCCGCGTGATGGATGTGCAAGAGTACCCGGCGGCCGATGTGTCGATCTGTGCAGCGGTGGTGGCGGTGCTTCGCGCATTGACGCAGCAAAAGTGGTCGGATCTGGAATCGCAAAAACAGATACCAAGCGAGCGTCTGAGAATGCTGCTCACCGCGTGCTCCAAAACAGCCGAACATACTGTCATCCGTGACCAAGAATTTTTGCGTCACTTTGGCATTACCGCCGGCTCGATTCGCTGCGGCGACCTTTGGCAACACTTGGTCCAGACGCTGCGGAGTGAGGATTCTGCGCTGGACAGTTTGATGGCACCGCTGAAAATCATCCTCGATCACGGCACATTGTCGACACGCATTTTGAAACGGCTCGGCGAATCCTTTTCGCACGATGAACTGCAGGACGCCTACGATCAAGTCGCAGATTGCATGCAGCAGTGGCAACCGCTGATCCCATGA
- a CDS encoding RimK family protein, which yields MSDVIVTESQAGWIEAIDGAEVVDPREYLTDPRWNRRRGIKVYNLANSYRYQSFGYYVSLLAEARGHRPMPNVMAIQDLAGKANVRLLSPELDELIQHALSPLTKDEFELSVYFGRNLAKRYDRLSRELFNTFPCPLLRFEFTRRKEKWRLRRAEVIGIKSVPQAHWPFVAQQAELHFAGRGAARSKKNSLRYDLAILHDPKEKDLAPSDPKALQKMIKAAASVGIRAELLTREDAGRLLEFDALFIRETTSVNHHTYRLARWAEREGLVVMDDPQSIIRCTNKVYLAEILEKAKIDVPKTIVVHRRNADQIVPTIGLPCVLKRPDSAFSKGVTKAETEADLAQKLEEMFEHSELVIAQQFMRTDFDWRIGVLDGRAFFASKYHMARGHWQIAKYEDEGKQTFGKAETLPVELAPRRAVNIAVKAANIIGDGLYGVDVKESDGKFYIIEVNDNPNLDSGVEDAILREDLYRRIMESFLRRIERRKAGDNTQ from the coding sequence ATGTCTGACGTGATTGTCACTGAATCGCAGGCCGGATGGATCGAAGCGATTGATGGTGCCGAGGTTGTCGATCCGCGAGAATATTTGACCGACCCACGTTGGAACCGCCGGCGGGGAATCAAAGTCTATAACCTAGCGAATTCGTATCGCTACCAGAGCTTCGGATACTACGTTTCGCTGTTGGCCGAAGCTCGCGGTCATCGACCGATGCCCAATGTCATGGCAATCCAAGATTTGGCTGGCAAGGCCAATGTGCGGTTGCTATCGCCCGAATTGGATGAATTGATCCAGCATGCGCTTTCGCCGCTGACAAAAGACGAATTTGAACTCAGCGTCTATTTCGGCCGCAACCTGGCGAAACGCTACGACCGTTTGTCACGCGAGCTGTTCAATACGTTCCCATGCCCACTGCTGCGTTTCGAATTCACTCGGCGAAAAGAAAAATGGCGATTGCGACGAGCCGAAGTGATTGGGATCAAATCGGTCCCCCAAGCGCACTGGCCGTTTGTCGCGCAGCAGGCAGAACTGCATTTCGCAGGCCGCGGTGCGGCACGCAGCAAAAAGAATTCGCTGCGATACGACTTGGCCATCCTGCATGATCCCAAAGAAAAAGACCTTGCTCCGTCGGACCCCAAGGCGCTGCAAAAAATGATCAAAGCAGCTGCTTCGGTTGGGATCCGTGCGGAATTATTGACACGCGAAGATGCGGGACGCCTGCTCGAGTTCGACGCGTTGTTCATCCGCGAAACCACGTCGGTCAATCACCACACTTACCGACTCGCCCGCTGGGCCGAACGCGAAGGGTTGGTCGTCATGGATGACCCCCAATCGATCATCCGCTGCACCAACAAAGTCTATCTGGCGGAAATTTTGGAAAAAGCCAAGATCGATGTTCCCAAAACCATCGTGGTGCACCGCCGTAACGCCGACCAAATTGTGCCCACGATTGGATTGCCCTGTGTTTTAAAACGCCCCGACAGCGCGTTTTCCAAAGGGGTGACCAAGGCAGAAACCGAAGCGGATCTGGCCCAAAAACTCGAAGAGATGTTCGAGCATTCCGAATTGGTGATCGCTCAACAGTTCATGCGAACCGACTTCGATTGGCGGATCGGCGTGCTCGATGGACGAGCGTTTTTTGCCAGCAAGTATCACATGGCACGCGGCCATTGGCAGATCGCCAAATACGAAGACGAAGGCAAGCAAACGTTTGGTAAAGCCGAAACGCTGCCCGTCGAATTGGCACCGCGTCGCGCTGTCAACATTGCGGTCAAAGCCGCCAACATCATCGGCGATGGACTGTATGGCGTGGACGTCAAAGAGAGTGATGGAAAGTTCTACATCATCGAAGTCAACGACAATCCCAATCTCGATTCAGGGGTCGAAGACGCGATTCTTCGTGAAGATTTGTATCGCCGAATCATGGAATCGTTTTTGCGACGCATCGAACGTCGTAAAGCGGGAGACAACACACAATGA
- a CDS encoding bifunctional GNAT family N-acetyltransferase/carbon-nitrogen hydrolase family protein: protein MDLTKFEWNLVVRSTTPDDFEPLMEIQRKCFPGMPMWTAEQLASQLERFPEGQIVIECDGKIIASCSALLVNYDDNLEWHNWQKMADGGFIRNHVPGGDTLYGIEIMVDPEYRGMRLSHRLYQARKDLCRRMNVARIIVGGRIPGYHKHADRLTAREYVEKVVEKAIYDPVLSPQIANGFALQGLIPNYLPSDHQSAGYATFLEWKNLEFNRAPTRRYRHSVEPVRIGAVQYQMRAVKDFEEFAHQARYFVDVAGDYKCDFLLFPELFTLQLLSCLPPQRPGSAARALSEFTPQYLELFTEMAISFNTNIIGGSHFVVEDETLYNISYLFRRDGSIEKQYKLHITPSERQWWGVTGGDKVEVFDTDCGPISIQVCYDCEFPEVSRIAAERGANIVFVPFNTDTKLGYLRVRLCAQARCIENHMYVAIAGCTGNLPFVENADIHYAQSAIFTPADVTFARDAIGAEANANVEMVIIHDVDLELLRRHREKGNVTNWRDRRTDMYHVNYKNGNEARQI, encoded by the coding sequence ATCGACCTAACCAAGTTCGAATGGAACCTTGTCGTTCGATCAACCACCCCGGACGATTTCGAACCACTGATGGAGATCCAGCGCAAATGTTTTCCGGGGATGCCAATGTGGACGGCCGAGCAATTGGCAAGCCAGTTGGAACGTTTTCCCGAAGGCCAAATCGTGATCGAGTGTGATGGCAAAATTATCGCCTCTTGCAGCGCGTTGCTGGTCAATTACGACGACAACTTGGAATGGCACAATTGGCAAAAGATGGCCGATGGCGGGTTCATTCGCAACCATGTGCCTGGCGGTGACACGCTGTACGGGATCGAAATCATGGTCGATCCCGAATATCGCGGGATGCGTTTGTCGCACCGTCTGTACCAGGCACGAAAAGACCTTTGTCGCCGTATGAACGTGGCACGGATCATCGTCGGCGGTCGGATTCCGGGTTACCACAAACATGCCGACCGTTTGACCGCACGTGAGTATGTCGAGAAGGTTGTCGAGAAAGCGATTTACGATCCGGTCTTGTCTCCGCAGATCGCCAACGGTTTCGCGCTGCAGGGACTGATTCCAAACTACTTGCCATCGGATCATCAAAGCGCCGGTTACGCCACCTTTTTGGAATGGAAAAACCTCGAGTTCAATCGAGCGCCAACTCGCCGTTATCGGCACAGCGTTGAACCGGTTCGCATCGGTGCCGTTCAATATCAAATGCGCGCGGTCAAGGATTTCGAAGAATTTGCCCACCAAGCTCGCTACTTCGTCGACGTCGCCGGCGATTACAAATGCGATTTCCTGCTGTTCCCGGAACTGTTCACGCTGCAATTGTTGTCCTGTTTGCCGCCGCAGCGACCGGGCAGTGCGGCGCGGGCGTTATCGGAGTTCACACCGCAGTATTTGGAACTGTTTACCGAGATGGCGATCTCGTTTAACACCAACATCATCGGCGGATCGCACTTTGTGGTCGAAGACGAAACGCTCTACAACATTTCGTACCTGTTCCGTCGCGACGGCAGCATCGAAAAACAATACAAATTGCATATCACGCCGAGCGAACGTCAATGGTGGGGAGTCACCGGCGGCGACAAGGTCGAAGTGTTTGATACCGATTGCGGTCCGATTTCGATCCAAGTCTGCTACGACTGCGAATTCCCCGAAGTCTCGCGGATCGCTGCGGAACGCGGCGCGAACATCGTGTTCGTGCCCTTCAACACCGACACGAAACTCGGTTACCTGCGAGTCCGGTTGTGTGCCCAAGCCCGCTGTATCGAAAATCATATGTATGTCGCGATCGCCGGCTGCACCGGCAATTTGCCATTCGTCGAGAACGCCGACATTCACTATGCCCAATCGGCGATCTTCACGCCGGCAGATGTCACATTTGCGCGTGATGCCATCGGAGCCGAGGCGAATGCCAATGTGGAAATGGTGATCATTCATGATGTCGATCTTGAATTGCTTCGCCGTCACCGCGAAAAGGGTAATGTCACCAATTGGCGAGACCGCCGCACCGACATGTACCACGTCAACTACAAAAACGGCAACGAGGCTCGCCAAATTTGA
- a CDS encoding MFS transporter — protein MFLGSNSSSTTRSNLRVSLVDGASYGVMVGLGESYFAAFALAVGLGEVSAGLVGSVPLFFGGVAQLISPAAVRWFGFEQRWVVFCGCLQAAALIAIAVAAMLGSISLTSLLVFASIYWAAGLATGPAWNTWIERIVPARVRTIYFARRTKWAQVTTLLGLVSGGLLLQWAEQGDWVTTGFAIAFFGASSFRLLSVVMLSIHRTAPAATARETKTKDAAANAVSGDVSEPIVPHVAYQPQANAGRSRSASLATAKVLPSSDAESSIGISAIRLLGYLVFVQGMVQLSGPYFSPYMLEKLSLSYRDFVSLLALAFVSKIIALSYWGNFGRRYGAKRLLWIGGIGIVPIASLWIFSSNFWWIAMIQIISGTIWAAYELGFFLLIFDAVPASRRTKMLTLYNFANCTSWCIGAAIGGAILAYFGASEQAYWILFGISSLGRFLALGLLIGIQPGRRLMSRVRVRILSVRPNGASLDTPVLPSLQRRSTTATRLAVVESD, from the coding sequence ATGTTTCTTGGTTCCAATTCTTCGTCCACGACGAGATCCAATCTCCGCGTTAGCCTCGTTGACGGAGCGAGCTATGGGGTGATGGTCGGACTTGGCGAATCTTACTTTGCGGCCTTTGCCTTGGCGGTTGGATTGGGCGAAGTGTCGGCGGGATTGGTCGGCAGCGTTCCTTTGTTCTTTGGCGGGGTTGCGCAATTGATCTCCCCTGCGGCGGTGCGATGGTTCGGATTTGAACAACGTTGGGTTGTTTTTTGCGGATGCTTGCAAGCCGCTGCTCTGATCGCGATTGCAGTCGCAGCGATGCTGGGATCGATTTCGTTGACGTCGTTGTTGGTGTTCGCATCGATTTATTGGGCCGCCGGGTTGGCGACCGGACCGGCATGGAACACCTGGATTGAACGCATCGTGCCGGCTCGTGTGCGAACGATCTATTTCGCCCGGCGAACCAAGTGGGCGCAGGTCACCACGCTGTTGGGGTTGGTTAGCGGCGGATTGTTGCTGCAATGGGCCGAGCAAGGCGATTGGGTGACGACCGGGTTCGCAATTGCCTTTTTCGGAGCCAGTTCGTTTCGTTTGCTGTCGGTTGTAATGCTATCGATTCACCGGACCGCCCCTGCGGCAACCGCACGTGAAACGAAAACCAAGGACGCAGCGGCAAACGCAGTGTCGGGCGACGTTTCCGAGCCGATCGTTCCGCATGTCGCCTATCAACCTCAGGCCAACGCGGGCCGCAGCCGGTCGGCGAGTTTGGCGACTGCTAAGGTGCTGCCCTCCAGCGATGCTGAGTCATCGATTGGAATTTCAGCGATCCGTCTGCTCGGCTATTTGGTGTTTGTCCAAGGGATGGTCCAGCTAAGCGGTCCCTATTTCTCGCCCTACATGCTCGAGAAGTTATCGCTGTCCTATCGTGATTTTGTCTCGTTGTTGGCGTTGGCGTTCGTGTCAAAGATTATCGCCCTATCGTACTGGGGAAATTTTGGGCGTCGTTACGGAGCCAAACGCTTGTTGTGGATCGGCGGAATCGGGATCGTCCCAATCGCGTCGCTGTGGATTTTCTCCAGCAATTTTTGGTGGATTGCAATGATCCAGATCATCAGCGGAACGATTTGGGCTGCGTACGAACTGGGGTTTTTCCTGCTGATCTTTGATGCCGTGCCTGCCAGCCGGCGGACCAAGATGTTGACGCTGTACAATTTCGCCAACTGCACCTCGTGGTGCATCGGGGCCGCAATCGGCGGAGCGATCTTGGCCTATTTCGGAGCCAGTGAGCAGGCGTATTGGATCTTATTTGGGATCTCGTCGCTGGGGCGTTTCCTGGCGCTCGGGCTGCTCATTGGGATTCAACCTGGACGTCGACTGATGTCCCGCGTTCGAGTGCGGATTCTCAGTGTGCGGCCCAACGGAGCCTCGCTTGATACACCGGTGTTGCCATCGTTGCAGCGGCGTTCGACGACCGCCACCCGATTGGCGGTGGTCGAATCGGATTAA
- a CDS encoding RNA polymerase sigma factor has protein sequence MSTKTLNPTIASENTHSDLSDEGLITQYRNTGDRSLFETLIQRYEREIFSYLRRYVGNSEIAEDAFQGTFLQVHLKCQQFDSSRRFRPWLYAIATNQAIDAQRRNKRHRMVSLDRNNANEKDDRAGSWSEKLVGDTLDPHVAAAQEENSRWVNHSVQSLGESMQQVINLVYYQGLKYREAAEILGIPVGTVKSRLHAAVQRLGILWEESHEERSE, from the coding sequence ATGAGCACCAAGACCTTGAACCCGACAATCGCCAGCGAAAACACGCACAGCGATCTGTCGGATGAGGGACTGATCACTCAGTACCGAAACACGGGCGACCGAAGTCTGTTTGAAACGCTGATTCAGCGTTACGAACGAGAGATTTTCAGCTACTTGCGACGTTACGTCGGCAATTCCGAAATCGCAGAGGATGCCTTTCAGGGTACCTTTCTTCAGGTCCACTTGAAATGCCAGCAATTTGATTCGTCGCGGCGTTTTCGTCCTTGGTTGTACGCGATTGCCACCAACCAAGCGATTGATGCGCAGCGTCGCAACAAACGCCACCGAATGGTCAGCCTGGATCGCAACAATGCGAACGAAAAGGATGACCGAGCGGGAAGCTGGTCCGAAAAACTGGTTGGTGACACCTTGGATCCTCATGTCGCCGCCGCCCAAGAAGAAAACAGTCGCTGGGTAAACCACTCGGTGCAAAGCTTGGGCGAATCGATGCAGCAGGTCATCAACCTGGTTTACTATCAGGGGCTTAAGTACCGCGAAGCTGCAGAGATCTTGGGAATTCCCGTCGGCACGGTGAAAAGCCGTCTGCATGCAGCGGTCCAGCGTTTAGGCATCTTGTGGGAAGAATCTCACGAAGAACGCAGCGAGTAG
- a CDS encoding permease, whose amino-acid sequence MLDNVVGLLLMVALLVGFGFPSEFAVSYMVPGTALGVLVGDLAFFFLAFRLAKKSGHDAVTAMPLGLDTPSTYGITLFILGPSYLQGLESGLGSLDAAYRTWYIGIWCIVLSGLLKIGLSPLTRWVQRAVPRAGLLGSLAAIALVLISFFPLIEILGHPLPGMLAMVIVLSALVAKIPLPGRTPGTLGALVVAGVVYYGLCSMGASGYAFPETASYEWFPAGWLETWQFDWLAAFPDALPYLPIAFPFAIATIVGGIDCTESAAAAGDEYDTRTVIGVEGVATLIAGLFGGVVQTTPYIGHPAYKAMGGRAAYTLATALLVGSAGLVGYFGWLNAWMPKPAVYPILVFIGLEITAQSFLATPRRHYAAVAMACLPALAFLAMSLPGRMFGDEALLEAGIHLESLSGDGLKHDLQTLSMLSNGFIVTSLLWAWCLAALIDRKLRTAAAVLVVAGVLTMFGIIHSPLSGNRLFLPFGPETFGWDAWGDGITLDPANRRLVVEFVAGYFASAALVFAWSFYPPASVVGEAE is encoded by the coding sequence ATGCTCGACAATGTCGTTGGGCTCTTGCTGATGGTGGCGTTGCTGGTGGGCTTCGGATTTCCTTCGGAGTTCGCTGTTTCGTACATGGTTCCGGGGACCGCGCTTGGCGTGTTGGTGGGCGACCTTGCTTTTTTCTTTCTCGCATTCCGGCTCGCCAAAAAGTCGGGGCACGATGCGGTGACAGCAATGCCGCTCGGGCTCGACACGCCGTCGACCTACGGTATCACGCTTTTCATTTTGGGCCCGTCTTACTTGCAGGGGCTCGAATCAGGGTTGGGGTCCTTGGATGCTGCCTACCGGACGTGGTACATCGGGATTTGGTGCATTGTGCTCAGCGGGCTTCTGAAAATTGGCCTGTCGCCCCTCACCCGCTGGGTCCAGCGGGCGGTGCCTCGCGCTGGGTTGCTCGGATCGCTGGCGGCTATCGCCTTGGTGTTGATTAGTTTCTTTCCGCTGATCGAGATCTTGGGGCATCCGTTGCCGGGCATGCTGGCCATGGTCATCGTGCTCAGTGCGTTGGTCGCCAAGATTCCGTTGCCTGGACGCACCCCGGGCACGCTTGGGGCGTTGGTGGTGGCCGGGGTGGTCTACTACGGACTGTGCTCGATGGGGGCCAGCGGTTATGCGTTTCCGGAAACCGCATCGTATGAGTGGTTTCCAGCGGGTTGGCTTGAAACTTGGCAATTCGATTGGCTTGCGGCGTTTCCCGACGCGTTGCCTTATTTGCCAATTGCGTTTCCGTTTGCCATTGCCACGATCGTAGGCGGGATCGACTGTACCGAGAGCGCTGCGGCGGCGGGGGATGAATACGACACACGAACGGTGATCGGCGTCGAGGGAGTGGCCACGTTGATCGCGGGTCTGTTTGGCGGTGTGGTGCAGACCACGCCCTATATCGGCCATCCCGCCTACAAGGCGATGGGAGGCCGCGCCGCCTACACGCTAGCGACCGCGCTGTTGGTCGGGTCCGCAGGTTTGGTTGGCTATTTTGGCTGGCTGAATGCGTGGATGCCCAAACCGGCGGTCTATCCGATTTTGGTCTTCATCGGACTCGAAATCACCGCCCAAAGTTTTCTAGCCACCCCGCGGCGTCACTATGCGGCCGTTGCGATGGCGTGCCTTCCGGCGCTGGCGTTCCTTGCAATGAGTTTGCCGGGACGGATGTTCGGCGACGAGGCGTTACTGGAAGCGGGGATCCATCTCGAGTCGCTCAGTGGCGATGGGTTGAAACACGATCTGCAGACGCTGTCAATGCTGAGCAATGGCTTCATCGTGACCAGTCTGTTGTGGGCTTGGTGTCTTGCCGCGTTGATCGATCGCAAGCTGCGTACCGCGGCAGCCGTTTTGGTAGTGGCTGGCGTGCTGACCATGTTTGGCATCATTCACTCGCCACTTTCGGGCAATCGATTGTTCTTGCCCTTTGGCCCCGAGACATTTGGCTGGGATGCCTGGGGAGACGGGATCACGCTTGACCCGGCCAATCGCCGCTTGGTCGTCGAGTTTGTCGCGGGCTATTTCGCTTCGGCGGCATTGGTGTTTGCGTGGTCGTTTTACCCGCCCGCTAGCGTCGTGGGTGAAGCGGAGTGA
- the upp gene encoding uracil phosphoribosyltransferase, whose protein sequence is MSLLTKIDHPLVEHHLCTVRDKSTSCSEFRTAIERLAVLVGVYATEDLVTRPTTIQTPIAAADCHKLSMPIGLVPILRAGLGMVHPLQNLLPDASVWHLGLYRNEETAEPVGYYDKLPSRGAPSVALVLDPMLATGGSVEMVIGRLKSWGVNEIRVLSIIAAQPGIDRVERDFPDVKLYVAAIDPELNEQSFIVPGLGDAGDRIFDTPQNE, encoded by the coding sequence GTGAGCCTGCTGACCAAAATCGACCATCCGTTGGTAGAGCATCATCTTTGCACGGTGCGAGACAAGTCGACGTCGTGCAGCGAGTTCCGAACCGCGATTGAACGATTGGCGGTACTGGTTGGCGTCTATGCGACTGAGGACTTGGTCACGCGGCCAACGACGATCCAAACCCCGATCGCCGCGGCGGATTGCCACAAACTGTCGATGCCCATCGGCCTTGTCCCGATTTTGCGAGCCGGATTGGGGATGGTTCATCCGCTGCAAAACCTGCTTCCGGATGCTTCGGTTTGGCACTTGGGACTGTATCGCAATGAAGAGACGGCCGAACCGGTCGGCTACTACGACAAACTGCCCAGCCGCGGTGCGCCAAGTGTCGCACTGGTTCTTGACCCCATGCTTGCCACCGGCGGTTCGGTCGAAATGGTCATTGGTCGACTGAAGAGCTGGGGTGTCAACGAAATTCGCGTGCTCAGCATCATTGCGGCTCAGCCCGGTATCGATCGTGTTGAGCGTGACTTTCCCGACGTCAAGCTTTATGTTGCGGCGATCGACCCCGAACTGAATGAGCAGTCGTTTATCGTTCCGGGGCTCGGTGACGCGGGCGACCGTATTTTCGACACGCCACAAAACGAGTGA
- a CDS encoding GntR family transcriptional regulator, with protein MQIHISSDGAPIYQQIVDQIRFRIVSGVLRPGDELPTIRGLAENLRVNPNTVARAYRELEHERLVEKRRTTGTFVCELAQRHTASQRRRMINPHIDKLLTLSRQLGFELDELVALLQKRDAQFDRPPSVGPEEPS; from the coding sequence ATGCAGATCCACATTTCTAGTGACGGGGCGCCGATCTATCAACAGATTGTTGATCAGATCCGTTTTCGTATCGTTTCCGGGGTGCTGCGTCCCGGCGACGAATTGCCCACGATTCGCGGGCTGGCTGAAAATTTGCGAGTCAATCCGAACACCGTCGCCCGGGCCTATCGCGAACTCGAACACGAACGGCTCGTCGAAAAACGACGAACCACCGGAACGTTTGTCTGCGAATTGGCTCAGCGGCATACGGCAAGCCAGCGTCGTCGCATGATCAACCCGCACATCGACAAACTGTTGACACTTTCTCGCCAGCTCGGGTTCGAGTTGGATGAATTGGTCGCGTTGCTGCAGAAACGTGACGCCCAATTCGATCGCCCCCCTTCCGTTGGACCCGAGGAGCCGTCATGA